The following are encoded in a window of Pectinophora gossypiella chromosome 24, ilPecGoss1.1, whole genome shotgun sequence genomic DNA:
- the LOC126377908 gene encoding protein lethal(2)essential for life-like yields MKNLKLVGAFALVFLSTGILADDKCPQSSGRRSSLMNQMLPDQDFGLSFGPHDFLSMMSPFVFRDYYRPWRRLAALTKDLGSTIKTDKDQFSINLDVQHFSPDEITVKTVDGYVVIEAKHEEKQDEHGYISRQFVRRYSLPEGTEPDSVVSQLSSDGVLTVTAPRKAIEGAKERIIPITQTGPIRKEAARQKDTCESDACVSDE; encoded by the coding sequence ATGAAGAATTTAAAACTGGTAGGCGCTTTTGCTCTTGTATTCCTAAGCACAGGAATACTTGCAGACGACAAGTGCCCGCAAAGTTCGGGAAGGAGGAGTAGTTTGATGAACCAGATGTTACCAGATCAAGACTTCGGGCTGTCCTTCGGTCCTCACGACTTCCTATCCATGATGTCGCCTTTCGTGTTCCGTGACTACTACAGACCTTGGAGGCGACTAGCGGCCTTGACTAAAGACTTGGGATCGACTATTAAGACCGATAAAGACCAATTTAGCATCAACTTAGACGTCCAGCACTTCTCTCCAGACGAAATTACAGTGAAGACAGTCGATGGATACGTCGTGATCGAGGCTAAACACGAAGAGAAACAGGATGAACATGGTTACATTTCCCGCCAATTTGTACGACGATACTCGTTACCCGAAGGCACTGAGCCGGACTCTGTAGTGTCCCAGCTATCTAGTGACGGAGTCTTAACCGTTACAGCGCCGAGAAAAGCCATAGAAGGGGCTAAAGAGAGAATCATTCCCATAACACAGACAGGACCTATAAGGAAAGAGGCTGCCAGGCAAAAAGATACGTGTGAAAGTGATGCGTGTGTTTCTGACGAGTAA
- the LOC126377813 gene encoding uncharacterized protein LOC126377813 isoform X1 has translation MLSLCKMTTTSELVATRGYLKDLFTSRAYQLERDTQQDPTMDDFLAFLTKRALAMENAEPGIGQQRLQQPRDPREQYRGPAGRAVVTNATAQPPACLYCKLNHKLYLCPGFKLLPAKKRVQFVKEKSLCNICLSAHTRKCRYHFRCTECKMAHHTLLHVNTDLHNSDTTPVVASPASLAANNYNDVLLPTAKVKVFARDGTPIYLKALLDSGSQLSFITDKAVQLLDLKPTDNNVNVIGITNTKANVKRCLPVDIYSVTSPFKVSTTCHVVERITCQLPQNRFDLSSLHLPKHIRLADETFNIPSEIDLLMGADVVFQVLLPTSESPEPPSFQLAPPRERPQHASSATVHQLRLINTHLGYIVGGNLPQLPSSNSAGKVSLQCSQCNDEISSNLNKLWKTESVPETFIETSSEHELCESIFKDTVQLKENRFVVALPLKLPLEEINDALGDSFHFAYKRFLNLEKKLHKNPDLFSEYQKFIHEYLNLNHGHYVDIETMQLNKEATYFLPHHAVLKPDSKTTKLRTVFDGSMKTSLKVSLNDLLLNGPTVQRDLFDILLSFRFGTFTFTTDIKQMFRNVNLVSDHTSLQNILWRDHPDETIKCIRLTTVTYGLKSSSYLATRSLKELALRHECDLPLASFIISNSTYVDDVLYSHNDLNTILEAKSQLRQLLQLGSFQTHKWSSNDSRVIDDIPMTEQHFDDLDLEQDDCSLKALGLQLVVKNDQFKITCPEPFHSDKITKRDILSYIGKFYDPLGFVSPVVVQAKAIMQKLWSSKTDWDSTPDDDIRKEWLEFSSSLAEMKPIFINRNISVSDDDIVELIGFSDASSTTAYGCCVYLRVTHPSGDVDVRLLCSKSRINPLQNKGMTVPRLELNAALLLSMLISKVRATLNLKIKISNVYLFTDSQIVLAWLHTQPIKLTAYVANRVKAITNNTADCRWLYVNTKDNPADYISRGVRPQELADCAMWWCGPAMLHDPGFCFDVGFSLPSDIPETKVGPAFSISQAVSTGVVTNTVFQQLHKHSSISKMVRIMAYVMRFINNLKSHKVTRKFLSSTELNSALMLLVRHEQEVHFSEEMSCINNNKPVKGPLHSLHPFIDNMGILRVGGRLHHSNIPYLQKHQAILPKNSHVTKCIVISEHERLLHAGPKLLLTNLNQKFWITNGLMFVKSITHKCIVCFRQKATASKQLMGSLPAGRVTATSRPFEKVGVDFAGPIDVKLSRVRRSVTGKGYICVYVCFATKAVHLELASDLTTDTYLACLRRFVSRRGLPSEIYSDNASTFKGAQSQLTELYALQSSRDHQGKVHDYSAQHGIDFHFIPSYSPTFGGLWEAAVKSTKYHLKRVVQGHLLTYEQINTILVEIECILNSRPLVPLSSSDVNDYSYLTPGHFIIGNALTMYPEKDVSNVPQNRLKFWQLCTHVKQSFWKMWHKDYLNLLQNRPKWLDISPNIKLGSLVILKEDNVPTMEWKMARVVKLVPGHDGHVRAVEVKTSNGHTHVRSIVKVCVLPIDD, from the exons ATGCTAAGTTTGTGCAAGATGACGACGACTAGCGAGCTGGTTGCCACGCGAGGATATCTCAAAG ATTTGTTCACGAGCCGAGCGTACCAGCTTGAGAGGGACACCCAGCAAGATCCAACAATGGACGACTTCCTTGCCTTCCTGACCAAGAGGGCCCTGGCGATGGAGAATGCTGAACCAGGTATTGGCCAGCAGCGGCTGCAGCAGCCCAGAGATCCAAGGGAGCAGTATCGAGGTCCAGCAGGCAGAGCAGTAGTTACCAATGCTACGGCTCAACCACCAGCTTGTCTATACTGTAAGTTGAAtcacaaattatatttatgtccCGGTTTCAAATTATTACCTGCAAAGAAAAGAGTTCAGTTTGTTAAAGAGAAGAGCCTGTGTAACATCTGTCTAAGTGCACACACAAGAAAGTGTAGGTACCACTTCCGGTGCACAGAGTGCAAAATGGCACATCACACTCTGCTACATGTCAACACCGACTTACACAATAGTGATACCACACCAGTCGTTGCATCACCTGCCTCTTTGGCAGCGAATAACTATAATGATGTTCTTTTGCCAACAGCAAAGGTGAAAGTCTTCGCTCGAGATGGCACTCCAATTTACCTCAAGGCCCTACTTGACAGTGGGTCCCAGCTGTCTTTCATAACGGATAAAGCCGTACAGCTGCTTGACTTGAAGCCCACAGATAATAATGTCAACGTAATAGGCATCACCAATACAAAGGCAAATGTCAAACGCTGCTTACCTGTGGATATTTATTCAGTGACAAGCCCCTTCAAGGTTTCGACTACCTGCCATGTTGTGGAGCGTATAACTTGTCAACTGCCTCAAAATAGATTCGATCTCTCAAGCCTACATTTGCCGAAACATATACGACTAGCAGACGAAACATTTAACATTCCCAGTGAAATTGACTTGCTAATGGGCGCGGATGTGGTATTTCAGGTCCTGCTGCCGACGTCGGAGTCGCCGGAGCCTCCGAGCTTCCAGTTGGCGCCACCGCGTGAGCGTCCGCAGCATGCATCCTCTGCCACCGTCCATCAGCTACGTCTAATCAACACACACCTGGGCTACATAGTTGGAGGCAATTTACCCCAGCTACCTTCGTCTAATTCTGCTGGTAAAGTTAGTTTACAATGTTCACAGTGCAACGACGAAATCTCTAGTAACTTAAATAAGTTATGGAAAACTGAAAGTGTTCCTGAAACTTTTATTGAAACATCTTCAGAGCATGAGCTCTGCGAATCTATATTTAAAGACACTGTACAGTTGAAAGAGAATCGTTTTGTAGTTGCACTGCCACTTAAACTGCCTCTAGAAGAAATTAATGACGCTTTAGGGGACTCTTTCCATTTTGCATACAAGCGGTTTCTCAATTTGGAAAAGAAGTTACATAAAAACCCAGATCTTTTCTCTGAATATCAAAAATTCATACATGAATACTTGAATCTTAATCATGGCCACTATGTTGATATAGAAACGATGCAATTAAATAAGGAAGCAACATATTTTTTGCCGCACCACGCAGTACTTAAACCTGATAGCAAAACTACTAAGCTGCGCACAGTCTTTGATGGGTCTATGAAGACTAGTTTGAAAGTCTCGCTCAACGATTTACTTTTAAATGGGCCGACAGTTCAAAGGGATCTTTTTGATATTTTACTCTCCTTTCGATTTGGTACTTTCACCTTCACTACCGACATAAAACAAATGTTTCGAAATGTGAATCTAGTCTCTGACCATACTTCATTACAGAACATCCTATGGCGCGACCACCCAGACGAGACCATCAAGTGCATAAGACTGACCACTGTGACTTACGGCCTGAAGAGTTCGAGTTATCTCGCGACACGATCTCTCAAGGAGCTCGCACTGCGACATGAATGCGACCTGCCACTGGCATCATTCATAATCAGTAACTCCACTTACGTAGATGACGTACTATACTCACACAATGACTTAAACACCATTCTAGAAGCCAAGTCACAACTCCGTCAGCTATTACAGCTCGGCAGCTTCCAGACCCATAAGTGGTCATCCAATGACAGTAGAGTGATCGATGACATTCCTATGACTGAACAACACTTTGACGACCTTGACCTCGAACAAGACGACTGTAGTTTGAAGGCGTTAGGTTTGCAATTAGTCGTCAAAAATGACCAATTCAAAATTACTTGTCCAGAGCCCTTTCATAGTGATAAGATCACTAAAAGAGATATCTTGTCCTACATAGGAAAGTTTTACGACCCACTAGGTTTTGTTAGTCCTGTTGTGGTACAGGCCAAAGCTATCATGCAGAAATTATGGTCTTCCAAGACAGACTGGGATTCCACGCCTGATGACGACATTAGGAAAGAATGGCTCGAGTTTTCTTCCAGTCTTGCCGAGATGAAACCaatttttattaacagaaacatCTCTGTATCAGATGACGACATTGTGGAACTTATAGGTTTTTCAGATGCTTCCAGCACGACGGCGTATGGCTGCTGTGTCTACTTACGTGTTACCCATCCATCAGGCGACGTAGATGTACGTTTACTTTGCTCCAAGTCTCGTATCAATCCCCTGCAGAACAAGGGTATGACAGTCCCGCGTTTAGAGCTGAATGCCGCGCTGCTTCTCTCCATGCTTATTTCCAAGGTGCGGGCTACGCTgaatttaaaaatcaaaataagcaatgtttacttatttacaGACTCGCAAATCGTACTCGCATGGTTACACACGCAACCCATAAAGCTCACGGCTTACGTCGCGAATCGTGTGAAGGCTATTACTAACAATACAGCTGATTGTCGTTGGCTTTACGTCAACACGAAAGACAACCCGGCTGACTACATAAGCAGAGGAGTACGTCCACAAGAACTTGCTGACTGCGCTATGTGGTGGTGTGGGCCGGCTATGTTGCATGATCCTGGTTTTTGTTTTGATGTCGGTTTCAGCTTACCTTCAGACATTCCAGAGACGAAGGTTGGTCCAGCATTCTCCATCAGTCAGGCAGTCTCTACAGGGGTCGTTACTAATACTGTTTTTCAACAGCTTCACAAACATTCTAGTATTTCTAAAATGGTTCGTATAATGGCTTACGTTATgagatttattaataatttaaaatctcACAAAGTCACACGCAAGTTCCTTTCTAGCACAGAATTAAATTCTGCTCTAATGTTGCTTGTCAGACATGAACAAGAAGTTCATTTCAGTGAGGAAATGtcatgtattaataataataaacctgttAAAGGTCCCTTGCACAGCTTACATCCATTCATTGATAACATGGGCATTTTGCGCGTAGGTGGTAGGCTACATCATTCTAATATACCATACCTGCAAAAACATCAGGCTATTCTACCTAAAAATTCGCATGTTACCAAGTGCATTGTTATAAGTGAGCATGAAAGGCTGCTCCATGCAGGGCCTAAACTTTTATTGACTAATTTAAACCAAAAATTTTGGATAACAAATGGCTTAATGTTTGTAAAAAGTATAACGCATAAATGCATTGTATGTTTCAGACAAAAGGCTACAGCTTCGAAGCAGTTGATGGGCTCCCTGCCGGCCGGAAGGGTAACTGCTACAAGTCGCCCTTTCGAGAAGGTTGGAGTAGATTTCGCTGGGCCTATAGATGTCAAACTCTCACGTGTGAGACGGTCGGTCACGGGCAAGGGGTATATTTGTGTTTACGTTTGTTTCGCCACTAAGGCAGTTCATTTAGAGCTAGCGTCCGACCTCACAACTGATACCTACCTAGCATGTCTAAGACGATTCGTTTCTAGAAGGGGACTGCCCAGTGAAATATACTCCGACAACGCCAGCACCTTCAAGGGGGCACAGAGCCAGTTAACTGAACTGTATGCCTTGCAGTCCTCTCGGGACCACCAAGGGAAAGTGCATGATTATTCAGCTCAACATGGAATcgattttcattttattcctAGCTACTCACCTACCTTTGGTGGCCTCTGGGAGGCTGCCGTTAAAAGTACAAAGTACCACCTTAAGAGAGTAGTACAAGGTCATTTATTAACATATGAACAGATCAATACTATTCTAGTAGAAATTGAATGTATCTTAAATTCGAGGCCTCTTGTCCCTTTATCCAGTAGCGATGTTAACGATTACAGTTATCTTACTCCTGGCCACTTTATAATTGGTAATGCATTAACTATGTACCCAGAAAAGGATGTATCGAATGTACCTCAAAATAGATTAAAATTTTGGCAACTATGTACTCATGTAAAACAATCTTTTTGGAAAATGTGGCACAAGGATTACCTTAATCTCTTGCAAAATAGACCTAAGTGGTTAGATATTTCtcctaatataaaattagggTCTCTTGTTATTTTGAAGGAGGATAATGTTCCCACCATGGAGTGGAAAATGGCTAGAGTTGTAAAACTTGTACCTGGTCATGACGGCCACGTGCGCGCTGTAGAAGTCAAGACTTCCAATGGTCATACTCATGTGCGCTCCATTGTGAAAGTGTGTGTCTTGCCCATAGATGACTAA
- the LOC126377813 gene encoding uncharacterized protein LOC126377813 isoform X2, with protein MLRLNHQLVYTVLLPTSESPEPPSFQLAPPRERPQHASSATVHQLRLINTHLGYIVGGNLPQLPSSNSAGKVSLQCSQCNDEISSNLNKLWKTESVPETFIETSSEHELCESIFKDTVQLKENRFVVALPLKLPLEEINDALGDSFHFAYKRFLNLEKKLHKNPDLFSEYQKFIHEYLNLNHGHYVDIETMQLNKEATYFLPHHAVLKPDSKTTKLRTVFDGSMKTSLKVSLNDLLLNGPTVQRDLFDILLSFRFGTFTFTTDIKQMFRNVNLVSDHTSLQNILWRDHPDETIKCIRLTTVTYGLKSSSYLATRSLKELALRHECDLPLASFIISNSTYVDDVLYSHNDLNTILEAKSQLRQLLQLGSFQTHKWSSNDSRVIDDIPMTEQHFDDLDLEQDDCSLKALGLQLVVKNDQFKITCPEPFHSDKITKRDILSYIGKFYDPLGFVSPVVVQAKAIMQKLWSSKTDWDSTPDDDIRKEWLEFSSSLAEMKPIFINRNISVSDDDIVELIGFSDASSTTAYGCCVYLRVTHPSGDVDVRLLCSKSRINPLQNKGMTVPRLELNAALLLSMLISKVRATLNLKIKISNVYLFTDSQIVLAWLHTQPIKLTAYVANRVKAITNNTADCRWLYVNTKDNPADYISRGVRPQELADCAMWWCGPAMLHDPGFCFDVGFSLPSDIPETKVGPAFSISQAVSTGVVTNTVFQQLHKHSSISKMVRIMAYVMRFINNLKSHKVTRKFLSSTELNSALMLLVRHEQEVHFSEEMSCINNNKPVKGPLHSLHPFIDNMGILRVGGRLHHSNIPYLQKHQAILPKNSHVTKCIVISEHERLLHAGPKLLLTNLNQKFWITNGLMFVKSITHKCIVCFRQKATASKQLMGSLPAGRVTATSRPFEKVGVDFAGPIDVKLSRVRRSVTGKGYICVYVCFATKAVHLELASDLTTDTYLACLRRFVSRRGLPSEIYSDNASTFKGAQSQLTELYALQSSRDHQGKVHDYSAQHGIDFHFIPSYSPTFGGLWEAAVKSTKYHLKRVVQGHLLTYEQINTILVEIECILNSRPLVPLSSSDVNDYSYLTPGHFIIGNALTMYPEKDVSNVPQNRLKFWQLCTHVKQSFWKMWHKDYLNLLQNRPKWLDISPNIKLGSLVILKEDNVPTMEWKMARVVKLVPGHDGHVRAVEVKTSNGHTHVRSIVKVCVLPIDD; from the exons ATGCTACGGCTCAACCACCAGCTTGTCTATACT GTCCTGCTGCCGACGTCGGAGTCGCCGGAGCCTCCGAGCTTCCAGTTGGCGCCACCGCGTGAGCGTCCGCAGCATGCATCCTCTGCCACCGTCCATCAGCTACGTCTAATCAACACACACCTGGGCTACATAGTTGGAGGCAATTTACCCCAGCTACCTTCGTCTAATTCTGCTGGTAAAGTTAGTTTACAATGTTCACAGTGCAACGACGAAATCTCTAGTAACTTAAATAAGTTATGGAAAACTGAAAGTGTTCCTGAAACTTTTATTGAAACATCTTCAGAGCATGAGCTCTGCGAATCTATATTTAAAGACACTGTACAGTTGAAAGAGAATCGTTTTGTAGTTGCACTGCCACTTAAACTGCCTCTAGAAGAAATTAATGACGCTTTAGGGGACTCTTTCCATTTTGCATACAAGCGGTTTCTCAATTTGGAAAAGAAGTTACATAAAAACCCAGATCTTTTCTCTGAATATCAAAAATTCATACATGAATACTTGAATCTTAATCATGGCCACTATGTTGATATAGAAACGATGCAATTAAATAAGGAAGCAACATATTTTTTGCCGCACCACGCAGTACTTAAACCTGATAGCAAAACTACTAAGCTGCGCACAGTCTTTGATGGGTCTATGAAGACTAGTTTGAAAGTCTCGCTCAACGATTTACTTTTAAATGGGCCGACAGTTCAAAGGGATCTTTTTGATATTTTACTCTCCTTTCGATTTGGTACTTTCACCTTCACTACCGACATAAAACAAATGTTTCGAAATGTGAATCTAGTCTCTGACCATACTTCATTACAGAACATCCTATGGCGCGACCACCCAGACGAGACCATCAAGTGCATAAGACTGACCACTGTGACTTACGGCCTGAAGAGTTCGAGTTATCTCGCGACACGATCTCTCAAGGAGCTCGCACTGCGACATGAATGCGACCTGCCACTGGCATCATTCATAATCAGTAACTCCACTTACGTAGATGACGTACTATACTCACACAATGACTTAAACACCATTCTAGAAGCCAAGTCACAACTCCGTCAGCTATTACAGCTCGGCAGCTTCCAGACCCATAAGTGGTCATCCAATGACAGTAGAGTGATCGATGACATTCCTATGACTGAACAACACTTTGACGACCTTGACCTCGAACAAGACGACTGTAGTTTGAAGGCGTTAGGTTTGCAATTAGTCGTCAAAAATGACCAATTCAAAATTACTTGTCCAGAGCCCTTTCATAGTGATAAGATCACTAAAAGAGATATCTTGTCCTACATAGGAAAGTTTTACGACCCACTAGGTTTTGTTAGTCCTGTTGTGGTACAGGCCAAAGCTATCATGCAGAAATTATGGTCTTCCAAGACAGACTGGGATTCCACGCCTGATGACGACATTAGGAAAGAATGGCTCGAGTTTTCTTCCAGTCTTGCCGAGATGAAACCaatttttattaacagaaacatCTCTGTATCAGATGACGACATTGTGGAACTTATAGGTTTTTCAGATGCTTCCAGCACGACGGCGTATGGCTGCTGTGTCTACTTACGTGTTACCCATCCATCAGGCGACGTAGATGTACGTTTACTTTGCTCCAAGTCTCGTATCAATCCCCTGCAGAACAAGGGTATGACAGTCCCGCGTTTAGAGCTGAATGCCGCGCTGCTTCTCTCCATGCTTATTTCCAAGGTGCGGGCTACGCTgaatttaaaaatcaaaataagcaatgtttacttatttacaGACTCGCAAATCGTACTCGCATGGTTACACACGCAACCCATAAAGCTCACGGCTTACGTCGCGAATCGTGTGAAGGCTATTACTAACAATACAGCTGATTGTCGTTGGCTTTACGTCAACACGAAAGACAACCCGGCTGACTACATAAGCAGAGGAGTACGTCCACAAGAACTTGCTGACTGCGCTATGTGGTGGTGTGGGCCGGCTATGTTGCATGATCCTGGTTTTTGTTTTGATGTCGGTTTCAGCTTACCTTCAGACATTCCAGAGACGAAGGTTGGTCCAGCATTCTCCATCAGTCAGGCAGTCTCTACAGGGGTCGTTACTAATACTGTTTTTCAACAGCTTCACAAACATTCTAGTATTTCTAAAATGGTTCGTATAATGGCTTACGTTATgagatttattaataatttaaaatctcACAAAGTCACACGCAAGTTCCTTTCTAGCACAGAATTAAATTCTGCTCTAATGTTGCTTGTCAGACATGAACAAGAAGTTCATTTCAGTGAGGAAATGtcatgtattaataataataaacctgttAAAGGTCCCTTGCACAGCTTACATCCATTCATTGATAACATGGGCATTTTGCGCGTAGGTGGTAGGCTACATCATTCTAATATACCATACCTGCAAAAACATCAGGCTATTCTACCTAAAAATTCGCATGTTACCAAGTGCATTGTTATAAGTGAGCATGAAAGGCTGCTCCATGCAGGGCCTAAACTTTTATTGACTAATTTAAACCAAAAATTTTGGATAACAAATGGCTTAATGTTTGTAAAAAGTATAACGCATAAATGCATTGTATGTTTCAGACAAAAGGCTACAGCTTCGAAGCAGTTGATGGGCTCCCTGCCGGCCGGAAGGGTAACTGCTACAAGTCGCCCTTTCGAGAAGGTTGGAGTAGATTTCGCTGGGCCTATAGATGTCAAACTCTCACGTGTGAGACGGTCGGTCACGGGCAAGGGGTATATTTGTGTTTACGTTTGTTTCGCCACTAAGGCAGTTCATTTAGAGCTAGCGTCCGACCTCACAACTGATACCTACCTAGCATGTCTAAGACGATTCGTTTCTAGAAGGGGACTGCCCAGTGAAATATACTCCGACAACGCCAGCACCTTCAAGGGGGCACAGAGCCAGTTAACTGAACTGTATGCCTTGCAGTCCTCTCGGGACCACCAAGGGAAAGTGCATGATTATTCAGCTCAACATGGAATcgattttcattttattcctAGCTACTCACCTACCTTTGGTGGCCTCTGGGAGGCTGCCGTTAAAAGTACAAAGTACCACCTTAAGAGAGTAGTACAAGGTCATTTATTAACATATGAACAGATCAATACTATTCTAGTAGAAATTGAATGTATCTTAAATTCGAGGCCTCTTGTCCCTTTATCCAGTAGCGATGTTAACGATTACAGTTATCTTACTCCTGGCCACTTTATAATTGGTAATGCATTAACTATGTACCCAGAAAAGGATGTATCGAATGTACCTCAAAATAGATTAAAATTTTGGCAACTATGTACTCATGTAAAACAATCTTTTTGGAAAATGTGGCACAAGGATTACCTTAATCTCTTGCAAAATAGACCTAAGTGGTTAGATATTTCtcctaatataaaattagggTCTCTTGTTATTTTGAAGGAGGATAATGTTCCCACCATGGAGTGGAAAATGGCTAGAGTTGTAAAACTTGTACCTGGTCATGACGGCCACGTGCGCGCTGTAGAAGTCAAGACTTCCAATGGTCATACTCATGTGCGCTCCATTGTGAAAGTGTGTGTCTTGCCCATAGATGACTAA
- the LOC126377813 gene encoding uncharacterized protein LOC126377813 isoform X3, which yields MQAFSEYETSNIKMLSLDKNANLESDITEVENKYYSILTIINNEISRRERDSNQQASSPSCKLKLPAIDVPVFSGKFTDYTPFINLFNSLIDSNKSIDFVQKLYYLRSYLKDEALDLIKNLPLTADSYNKAITLLDNRYNNKFRIVNEHITTILDMKPVTKSTASNLREFVATVRQELAALSNLEPNTQYWDAILLCVLSRKLDLFTSRAYQLERDTQQDPTMDDFLAFLTKRALAMENAEPGIGQQRLQQPRDPREQYRGPAGRAVVTNATAQPPACLYCPAADVGVAGASELPVGATA from the exons ATGCAAGCATTTTCAGAATATGAAACTTCAAACATAAAAATGTTGTCGTTAGATAAAAATGCTAACCTCGAAAGCGACATAACAGAGGTCGAAAATAAGTACTATAGCATTCTCACTATAATAAACAATGAGATTAGTCGTCGTGAGCGCGATTCCAACCAGCAAGCTTCGTCCCCATcatgtaaattaaaattaccagcAATTGATGTGCCTGTTTTCAGTGGAAAGTTTACGGATTACACGCCTTTCATCAACTTATTTAATTCATTGATTGATAGTAACAAATCTATTGATTTTGTTCAAAAGCTATACTATTTACGATCTTATTTGAAAGATGAGGCGCTAGACCTAATAAAAAACTTACCACTGACGGCAGATAGTTACAATAAGGCCATTACTCTATTGGACAATAGGTATAACAATAAGTTTAGAATTGTAAACGAACATATTACCACCATCCTTGATATGAAACCTGTAACAAAATCAACAGCAAGCAATCTTAGGGAATTTGTTGCTACAGTTAGACAGGAACTTGCTGCATTATCCAACTTAGAGCCAAATACGCAATATTGGGATGCTATATTGTTGTGTGTTCTATCCCGCAAACTAGATTTGTTCACGAGCCGAGCGTACCAGCTTGAGAGGGACACCCAGCAAGATCCAACAATGGACGACTTCCTTGCCTTCCTGACCAAGAGGGCCCTGGCGATGGAGAATGCTGAACCAGGTATTGGCCAGCAGCGGCTGCAGCAGCCCAGAGATCCAAGGGAGCAGTATCGAGGTCCAGCAGGCAGAGCAGTAGTTACCAATGCTACGGCTCAACCACCAGCTTGTCTATACT GTCCTGCTGCCGACGTCGGAGTCGCCGGAGCCTCCGAGCTTCCAGTTGGCGCCACCGCGTGA
- the LOC126377914 gene encoding protein lethal(2)essential for life-like has translation MSLVPFLLGYDTHPCQRHRLLDQDFGLALTPDDLLTATLSPMLSRDYYRPWRQLAAAARDVGSTIKSDKDKFQVNLDVQHFAPEEISVKTADGFVIVEGKHEEKQDEHGYISRQFSRRYALPEGCNPENVESRLSSDGVLSIVAPKVVPAIKNERSVPIAQTGPVRKEIKDQSPAQTAENGAK, from the coding sequence atgtCTCTTGTACCATTCCTGCTTGGTTATGACACCCACCCTTGCCAGCGCCACCGGCTTCTGGACCAGGACTTCGGGTTGGCGTTGACTCCTGATGACCTTCTGACGGCGACGTTGTCTCCGATGTTGTCCCGGGACTACTACCGTCCGTGGCGTCagctggcggcggcggcgcgggacgTCGGCTCCACCATCAAGTCTGACAAAGACAAGTTCCAGGTCAACTTGGACGTACAGCACTTCGCGCCGGAAGAGATCTCTGTCAAGACTGCTGACGGCTTTGTCATCGTCGAGGGGAAGCACGAAGAGAAGCAAGACGAACACGGCTACATCTCCCGTCAGTTCAGCAGACGGTACGCCCTGCCTGAAGGTTGCAACCCTGAAAACGTCGAGTCTCGATTGTCGTCTGACGGCGTGCTGAGCATCGTCGCGCCGAAAGTCGTTCCAGCCATCAAGAACGAGAGATCAGTCCCGATCGCCCAGACTGGCCCAGTCAGGAAGGAAATCAAGGACCAGTCTCCAGCCCAGACCGCAGAAAATGGCGCGAAGTAA